Proteins from a genomic interval of Rubinisphaera italica:
- a CDS encoding ABC transporter ATP-binding protein — protein MSNSSTTTRSSTASEFAIQISDLVYQTSHRQFELVIDHFEMPNCSTLAVTGRSGSGKTTLLSLITGQVSPVQGTIEVLNRDLTSLTGAQIRRFRLENIGIVFQDFRLIDYLTVYDNIGVARNLGRIQSSVNVKSRIHQLAEQFGIEKLLDRYPRQISQGEKQRTAIARAMFTKPALILADEPTGNLDPQNANTVVNLLLDAVRENQSSLIVVTHDHPLRDRFDHHVDMSQITGKASLTQSS, from the coding sequence TTGAGTAACTCATCGACAACTACCAGATCATCAACGGCTTCGGAGTTTGCAATTCAAATTTCTGATCTTGTCTATCAGACTAGCCATCGCCAGTTTGAGCTCGTGATCGATCACTTCGAAATGCCCAATTGTTCGACGCTGGCGGTGACTGGTCGGAGTGGCTCGGGAAAGACGACACTGCTCTCTCTCATCACTGGTCAGGTTTCGCCAGTTCAAGGAACCATTGAGGTCCTTAATCGAGATTTGACCTCTCTGACTGGAGCACAAATCCGTCGATTCCGGCTGGAAAATATAGGCATTGTTTTTCAGGATTTTCGCCTGATCGATTACTTGACCGTCTACGACAATATCGGAGTCGCGCGAAATCTGGGCCGCATTCAAAGCTCCGTTAACGTAAAAAGTCGCATCCATCAACTGGCTGAGCAATTTGGAATCGAGAAACTACTCGATCGCTATCCGCGTCAAATTTCTCAGGGAGAAAAACAAAGAACAGCCATTGCCCGTGCGATGTTCACGAAGCCCGCTCTCATTCTGGCCGATGAGCCAACAGGTAATCTTGATCCTCAAAATGCGAATACTGTAGTCAATTTGTTGCTCGATGCCGTTCGTGAGAATCAATCATCTTTAATAGTAGTCACACACGATCATCCGCTACGCGATCGCTTTGACCATCATGTTGATATGTCCCAAATCACAGGGAAAGCCTCCTTGACTCAATCAAGCTGA
- the acpS gene encoding holo-ACP synthase, with protein MRILGLGTDIVEISRVTDMIERHAESFTERIYSSYEIDYCSSKKNASQHYAGRWAAKEAVMKAFGTGFIKGIHWNEIEVISQQSGQPEVRLSGETSTFARQRGIDQILLSISHGKEYATATAIVCSE; from the coding sequence ATGCGTATTTTAGGTTTGGGAACAGACATTGTTGAAATCAGCCGTGTCACAGACATGATTGAACGGCACGCCGAGAGTTTTACCGAGCGGATTTACAGCTCTTACGAAATCGATTATTGCTCTTCGAAAAAGAATGCCTCTCAACATTATGCAGGTCGCTGGGCTGCAAAAGAAGCGGTTATGAAAGCTTTTGGTACCGGATTCATCAAGGGAATTCACTGGAACGAAATCGAAGTCATTTCCCAACAATCTGGCCAGCCAGAAGTTCGTCTGAGCGGTGAAACCAGTACATTCGCCAGGCAGCGAGGAATCGATCAGATACTGCTTTCCATCTCTCACGGTAAAGAGTACGCAACAGCGACCGCAATTGTCTGTTCAGAATGA
- a CDS encoding heme-binding domain-containing protein: MTEPAQKPDETTPKMKPSILRRIAVFGIVLFLGLQLVPVDRQNPEVVADINAPEEVKLILRRACYDCHSNETHWPWYSYVAPGSWLMAKDVREGRDYLNFSEWGDYYELEETPEYFLDECFGSIESGEMPLWFYLPLHPEAKLTEEDMKILKDWCQAEESVVAEEIEEDLES, translated from the coding sequence ATGACTGAGCCAGCTCAAAAACCCGATGAAACCACCCCAAAAATGAAGCCAAGTATTCTGCGTCGCATTGCGGTCTTTGGTATTGTTTTATTTCTGGGACTTCAATTAGTCCCCGTCGATCGTCAAAATCCAGAAGTCGTAGCAGACATTAATGCACCTGAAGAAGTGAAACTGATTCTTCGCCGGGCTTGTTACGATTGCCATTCAAACGAAACACATTGGCCGTGGTACAGTTATGTTGCACCCGGGTCGTGGCTGATGGCCAAAGATGTTCGTGAAGGTCGAGACTACCTCAACTTTTCGGAATGGGGCGACTATTACGAACTCGAAGAAACACCAGAATATTTTCTTGATGAATGCTTTGGCTCGATTGAATCCGGAGAGATGCCCCTCTGGTTTTACCTGCCGCTGCATCCTGAAGCGAAGCTTACTGAAGAGGATATGAAGATCCTGAAAGATTGGTGTCAGGCGGAGGAGAGTGTTGTAGCTGAGGAGATTGAAGAGGATCTTGAATCCTGA
- a CDS encoding diacylglycerol kinase — protein MRTSLIDLMTTEDASEEPRSNRSPWRQRLVDGERGITQCFRMSSTLYFDFFAISILLCTAVVVELSLLTWAFVFLCVILILAGELIYDAILKLAIENRERLSNKTLEYLNVINAAILVQILGSFLTIVFILGVRIVELDWF, from the coding sequence ATGAGAACTTCATTAATCGATTTAATGACAACGGAAGATGCTTCCGAAGAACCCCGTTCGAATCGATCACCCTGGCGTCAACGTTTAGTTGATGGTGAACGCGGCATTACGCAATGCTTCAGGATGAGCAGTACGCTCTATTTCGATTTTTTCGCCATTAGCATCCTGCTGTGTACTGCGGTTGTCGTCGAACTGAGTTTGCTGACATGGGCGTTTGTCTTCTTATGCGTCATTCTGATTCTCGCCGGAGAGTTAATTTACGACGCCATTCTCAAGCTCGCCATCGAGAACCGTGAACGACTCTCCAATAAAACGCTTGAGTATTTGAACGTCATTAACGCAGCTATCCTGGTTCAAATATTAGGTTCGTTCCTCACGATTGTTTTTATTCTGGGGGTGAGGATTGTTGAACTGGATTGGTTCTGA
- a CDS encoding Hsp70 family protein, with translation MQFLEGNTVGIDLGTTFSSISMMDESGEPAPLLNSDDRTITPSIVILSEEGQVVVGPTFERMSVEDPERIIEAIKRQMGNKDFYVVFQNKKLTPEFISALILKKLKQDAEERIGPIANAVITVPYYFNDVRRKATQDAGRIAGLNVVDIINEPTAATLAYAWIKGELGIKKADFQKKTILVYDLGGGTFDVTVVEYTPTNFRVLATDGDVMLGGLDWTRRVVDHVSEQYLQKHGTDPREDPETLLQFTQECEDAKRQLSNKSQVPVSLYYQGKTLTVALTRGDFERMTADLMQRTRDTTELVMQQAGVKAGELDDIVVVGGSTHMPVVEAMLIEVAGRKPSRDVSPEEAVSQGAAIHAAILEARATGGGSKIAKAALDRLRSVSTADVNSHSLGIKITDPNNRVQKINHIMIPKNTQIPFNVSQRFVTNSPNQRSIHVHILEGEAKDPAACTLIGDFRIVDLPPNLPQNSPVEVTYSYDANGRISATARDLTGNREAATQIVRDSGLDTAGVDAMETLALEYTVE, from the coding sequence ATGCAGTTTCTTGAGGGTAATACTGTCGGAATCGACTTGGGAACTACGTTTTCCTCAATTTCGATGATGGACGAAAGTGGTGAGCCTGCTCCCCTTTTGAATTCGGATGATCGAACAATTACTCCTTCGATTGTCATACTCAGCGAGGAAGGTCAGGTTGTTGTTGGGCCGACTTTCGAACGAATGTCGGTCGAAGATCCGGAACGGATTATCGAAGCGATCAAACGTCAGATGGGAAATAAGGATTTCTATGTCGTCTTTCAAAATAAGAAACTGACTCCGGAATTCATCTCGGCTTTGATTCTTAAAAAACTCAAGCAGGATGCCGAAGAACGGATCGGGCCAATTGCCAATGCCGTTATTACTGTGCCGTATTACTTCAACGATGTTCGTCGTAAAGCGACTCAGGATGCTGGTCGAATTGCCGGATTGAACGTGGTCGACATTATCAACGAACCTACCGCCGCCACGCTGGCTTATGCCTGGATCAAAGGGGAGTTGGGGATTAAAAAAGCAGACTTCCAAAAGAAGACGATTCTCGTTTACGACCTCGGGGGTGGTACGTTTGACGTAACCGTTGTGGAATACACACCAACAAACTTCCGCGTCCTCGCGACCGATGGAGATGTGATGCTCGGTGGTCTCGACTGGACCCGACGCGTGGTCGATCATGTCTCCGAACAATATCTGCAAAAACACGGGACTGATCCTCGTGAAGATCCTGAAACACTCCTGCAGTTCACCCAGGAATGTGAAGACGCAAAACGTCAACTCAGTAATAAGTCTCAGGTTCCAGTGAGTCTGTATTATCAGGGAAAAACTTTGACGGTTGCGTTAACACGCGGCGACTTTGAACGCATGACTGCGGACCTGATGCAACGTACGCGGGACACAACCGAACTGGTTATGCAACAAGCGGGCGTGAAAGCTGGTGAACTGGACGATATTGTCGTTGTCGGTGGTTCGACTCACATGCCAGTTGTTGAAGCGATGCTCATCGAGGTTGCTGGTCGCAAGCCATCAAGGGATGTCTCCCCTGAAGAAGCGGTTTCGCAGGGAGCGGCCATTCATGCGGCGATTCTCGAAGCGCGGGCAACGGGTGGGGGATCTAAAATTGCCAAAGCGGCTCTGGATCGACTCCGTTCGGTCAGCACGGCCGATGTCAATTCTCACTCTCTGGGAATTAAGATCACTGATCCCAATAATCGGGTTCAGAAAATCAATCACATTATGATTCCCAAGAATACGCAAATCCCATTCAATGTGTCCCAACGCTTTGTGACGAACTCCCCGAATCAGCGTTCGATTCATGTACACATTCTCGAAGGGGAAGCCAAGGATCCAGCGGCCTGTACGTTAATCGGTGATTTTCGCATCGTCGATCTGCCTCCTAATCTCCCTCAGAATTCTCCTGTGGAAGTGACGTACAGTTACGATGCCAATGGCCGTATTAGTGCAACCGCTCGCGATTTGACAGGAAATCGCGAAGCGGCCACTCAAATTGTACGCGACTCCGGTTTGGATACCGCTGGTGTCGATGCCATGGAAACTCTCGCTTTGGAATATACAGTCGAATAA
- a CDS encoding GspE/PulE/PilB domain-containing protein gives MAIDVYKQWLGIPEELRPPTHYQLLRLIDFEDDPEKIRAHYKKLNGLVRQYATGDYMLESQDLLNELAKAMLCLTDKSRKRDYDESLGREFGDEKDRGSKPMLRILVAEGEIGKSQISEVEEFADRRGLTHRDAVVQMKLVTPQKAAEALAQELGRPFVDLESTLPDDNVLDQVPRKLVKTHSILPLFVDEDVILVAAMDEPDHELEDEFRLRFGKPMRAVIATPLQINQSIAKYYAPGARDEAIAAQFDSKSVGRGKKSGKSSGKVKAEKPKSEMTDDEKKQNFQLGLIFMCWAVVGSALIDQFLIKPYLFPRWSFFLGLIFIVPPIAFFLLYEKHFKK, from the coding sequence GTGGCGATTGACGTTTATAAACAGTGGCTCGGAATTCCCGAGGAGCTTCGACCACCGACACATTATCAGTTATTGCGTCTGATCGATTTCGAGGACGATCCTGAGAAGATTCGCGCTCATTACAAAAAACTCAATGGTCTTGTTCGCCAGTATGCGACCGGCGACTACATGCTTGAGTCTCAGGATTTACTCAACGAGTTAGCCAAGGCAATGTTGTGCCTGACCGACAAATCCCGCAAACGAGATTATGATGAGAGCCTCGGGCGCGAATTTGGTGATGAGAAGGATCGTGGCAGCAAACCGATGCTGCGAATACTGGTTGCAGAAGGGGAAATCGGTAAAAGTCAGATTTCTGAAGTCGAAGAGTTTGCTGACCGTCGCGGATTAACACATCGAGACGCAGTCGTTCAGATGAAACTGGTCACACCACAAAAAGCAGCAGAGGCTCTGGCTCAGGAACTGGGGCGTCCTTTTGTCGATCTCGAATCGACATTACCAGACGATAACGTTCTCGATCAGGTCCCTCGGAAACTCGTCAAAACACATAGTATTCTCCCATTGTTTGTTGATGAGGATGTCATTCTGGTCGCTGCGATGGATGAGCCGGATCATGAACTCGAAGATGAATTCCGTTTGCGATTTGGCAAACCGATGCGTGCAGTGATTGCCACACCCCTGCAAATCAATCAGTCGATTGCGAAATACTATGCTCCGGGAGCTAGAGACGAAGCAATCGCTGCTCAGTTTGATTCCAAGTCAGTCGGTCGGGGTAAAAAGTCTGGCAAGAGTTCCGGCAAGGTGAAAGCCGAGAAACCAAAGTCTGAAATGACGGATGATGAGAAGAAGCAGAATTTCCAGCTCGGCTTGATCTTCATGTGCTGGGCAGTCGTCGGCTCGGCTCTGATCGATCAATTTCTGATCAAACCTTACCTGTTTCCACGCTGGTCATTCTTTCTAGGCTTGATCTTCATCGTGCCCCCGATTGCCTTCTTTTTGCTGTATGAGAAGCATTTCAAGAAGTGA
- a CDS encoding sulfatase-like hydrolase/transferase has protein sequence MRILIFGFILFSIVTPVSNVWAAELPNILWITSEDNGPELGCYGDQYADTPNIDQLATRGLRYNYCWSNAPVCAPARTTIISGMYPPSLGAQHMRSNLPMPEQLKMYPEYLRQAGYYCTNNSKEDYNLEKPKDLWDDSSRKAHWKNRDPDQPFFSIFNHTVSHESQLRKRPHTAVHDPAGVRVPAYHPDTPEVRQDWAQYYDKLTEMDQIVGKNIQELQEAGLMDETIIFYYGDHGSGMPRHKRWPYNSGLHVPLIVVIPEKFQHLAPPEYKVNGTSDRLVSFVDLAPTVLSLAGVEPPQEWQGYAFAGKYTAPEQDFIFGFRGRMDERPDFVRSVRNERFIYIRHFNRHRPYGQFVHYMFRTPTTRKWFELHEQGKLTPAQDLFWQKKPVEELYDLKADRDEVNNLADDPAHEETLQDFRQALFQFMVETKDLGIVPEAELNQRTAGKSPYDVQRNGDLLAQYDRVLLTAAAASHLDVDKIDQETMENAFENEEATIRYWACEWALMNEKQGVDKARKQLVKCLKDSSSSVRVAAAEALGRYGSDDDLKQALPVLLKAADLNENDVYTAIAALNSLDYLDDRAKSIRDEIEALPDKVKQMPPRTDSYVPRLKEKIMADLDGKPTP, from the coding sequence ATGAGAATTCTGATCTTCGGATTCATTCTATTTTCTATCGTAACCCCTGTGTCAAATGTCTGGGCGGCTGAACTCCCGAACATTTTGTGGATTACCAGTGAAGATAACGGTCCGGAACTCGGCTGTTATGGCGACCAATATGCCGACACCCCAAATATCGATCAGCTGGCAACTCGCGGATTACGATATAATTATTGCTGGTCGAATGCTCCAGTCTGCGCACCAGCAAGAACGACCATTATCTCGGGGATGTATCCGCCCAGTCTGGGTGCTCAGCATATGCGATCAAATTTACCGATGCCAGAACAACTGAAAATGTATCCGGAATATCTCCGTCAGGCTGGCTATTATTGCACGAACAACAGCAAAGAGGATTACAACCTCGAAAAGCCAAAGGACCTATGGGACGATAGCAGTCGGAAAGCCCATTGGAAAAATCGAGATCCGGACCAGCCATTCTTCTCGATTTTCAATCACACCGTCAGCCACGAAAGTCAACTCCGTAAGCGGCCGCATACTGCAGTGCACGACCCTGCCGGTGTGCGAGTGCCTGCGTATCATCCTGACACTCCCGAAGTTCGTCAGGACTGGGCTCAGTATTACGACAAGCTGACTGAAATGGATCAGATCGTCGGAAAGAATATTCAAGAGTTGCAGGAAGCCGGTTTAATGGACGAAACGATCATCTTCTACTACGGCGATCATGGTTCAGGAATGCCACGGCACAAGCGCTGGCCCTATAACAGCGGGTTGCATGTGCCATTAATTGTTGTGATTCCCGAGAAATTTCAACACTTGGCTCCGCCTGAATATAAAGTGAATGGAACTTCTGATCGGCTCGTCAGTTTTGTCGATCTGGCCCCAACGGTACTGAGTCTGGCAGGTGTTGAACCTCCGCAGGAATGGCAGGGATATGCGTTCGCTGGAAAGTATACTGCCCCCGAGCAGGATTTCATTTTCGGTTTTCGTGGTCGCATGGATGAACGTCCCGATTTTGTCCGCAGTGTCCGCAATGAACGATTTATTTATATCCGACATTTCAATCGCCATCGTCCCTATGGTCAGTTCGTGCATTACATGTTCCGCACCCCGACAACCCGCAAATGGTTCGAACTTCACGAACAGGGGAAACTGACTCCCGCTCAGGATTTGTTCTGGCAGAAAAAACCGGTTGAAGAACTGTACGACCTGAAAGCTGATCGAGATGAAGTCAACAATCTGGCAGACGATCCTGCTCATGAAGAAACCTTGCAGGATTTTCGACAGGCTCTGTTTCAATTCATGGTTGAAACAAAAGATCTGGGTATTGTGCCTGAAGCGGAACTGAATCAAAGAACTGCCGGAAAGTCACCGTACGATGTGCAACGCAATGGCGACTTACTCGCTCAATACGATCGTGTCCTCCTGACAGCTGCGGCTGCTTCGCACCTGGATGTCGACAAAATCGATCAGGAAACAATGGAGAATGCTTTCGAAAATGAAGAAGCGACTATTCGCTACTGGGCATGTGAGTGGGCATTGATGAATGAGAAACAGGGAGTCGATAAGGCTCGCAAGCAACTGGTAAAATGCCTGAAAGATTCCTCGTCCAGTGTGCGTGTCGCCGCCGCGGAAGCTCTCGGAAGATACGGCAGTGATGACGATCTGAAACAGGCATTGCCGGTGTTGTTGAAAGCAGCCGATCTGAATGAGAACGATGTTTACACTGCGATTGCGGCACTGAATTCACTCGATTATCTGGATGATCGCGCGAAATCGATTCGGGATGAAATTGAGGCTCTGCCAGATAAAGTGAAGCAGATGCCACCAAGAACGGATTCTTATGTGCCACGATTAAAAGAAAAAATCATGGCGGATCTGGATGGAAAACCGACGCCGTAG
- a CDS encoding glycogen debranching protein: MNNWHLTEGWLDPPGVSWIEEQQSWNFVLYASRASRVVLLLFNADDFDHPILEFEFDQYRNKSGPVWHCCIENSRAPDALYYAYKVNGPQKNEDGFFRFDFDKILVDPYAKAVHFPPKFDRELAKHPGSNLGKAPLGVLDTDHPFDWRDDAFLRHDSDLVIYEMHVRGFTKDPSSGVPTAKRGTFAGIVEKIPYLRDLGVTAVELMPVFQYDPAEGNYWGYMPLNFFAPHHEYAMGKESRVVQDEFKMMVRELHLAGIEVILDVVYNHTCEGDDNGPNYSFKGIGNDMYYMSVPGQEGEPEFANYTGCGNTLDANQLPVKKLIVDSLRYWRHEMHVDGFRFDLASIFARQSDGSISVSQPPIFSQIVTAEDFLNVRLIAEPWDAAGVYQLGYTFPGWLWMQWNGRYRDALQRFVSGEQGMISELMTRIYGSADLFPDDIQHSCRPWQSVNYISSHDGSTLNDMVTYEQKYNWDNGEENRDGSHEFKWNAGYEGEEGAPDEVVQLRKQLVKNYMTLLMVSNGSPMLRMGDEFMQTQNGNNNAYNQDNETSWLDWSRLEKHSDVYRFFKMIIAFRKTFGSICRSRYWRNEVSWYGPSGPCDMIGHSQTLAFSLVGSQNDSQDLYVMINGSDQQIDFKIVETPPIKWKRIVDTSLPSPEDIIDFGRCTVMQSTCYPVAARSIVILFRDT; encoded by the coding sequence ATGAATAATTGGCATCTCACTGAAGGCTGGCTGGATCCTCCAGGAGTCAGCTGGATTGAGGAACAGCAGTCTTGGAATTTTGTTTTGTATGCCAGTCGCGCATCTCGCGTTGTATTACTGCTGTTTAATGCTGACGATTTCGATCATCCAATTCTCGAGTTCGAGTTCGATCAATATCGCAATAAGTCAGGTCCCGTCTGGCATTGCTGCATCGAAAACAGCCGCGCTCCAGATGCACTTTATTATGCGTATAAGGTCAATGGACCGCAGAAAAATGAAGACGGGTTCTTTCGTTTCGATTTCGATAAAATTCTTGTCGATCCTTATGCAAAAGCCGTTCACTTTCCTCCAAAATTCGATCGAGAACTGGCCAAGCATCCTGGCTCAAATCTGGGCAAGGCTCCACTCGGAGTGCTCGATACGGACCACCCCTTCGATTGGCGGGATGATGCGTTTTTGAGGCATGACTCCGATCTGGTGATTTACGAAATGCATGTTCGTGGATTTACAAAAGATCCCAGTTCCGGTGTGCCAACTGCAAAACGGGGGACGTTCGCAGGTATCGTCGAGAAAATTCCTTACCTGCGTGACCTCGGTGTCACTGCAGTGGAGTTGATGCCAGTCTTTCAATATGACCCGGCCGAAGGGAATTACTGGGGATACATGCCGTTGAATTTCTTTGCACCGCATCATGAATATGCGATGGGAAAGGAAAGTCGGGTTGTTCAGGATGAATTCAAAATGATGGTCCGCGAGCTTCATCTGGCGGGTATCGAAGTGATTCTCGATGTGGTTTATAATCATACTTGTGAAGGGGATGACAACGGTCCCAATTACAGTTTCAAGGGAATCGGGAACGACATGTATTACATGTCTGTACCAGGCCAGGAAGGAGAGCCGGAGTTTGCCAATTATACCGGCTGTGGAAACACACTCGATGCGAATCAACTCCCGGTCAAGAAACTGATTGTCGACAGTCTTCGCTACTGGCGACATGAAATGCACGTTGATGGTTTTCGATTCGATCTCGCATCGATTTTCGCCCGACAAAGTGATGGTTCGATCTCAGTCAGTCAGCCGCCGATCTTTTCTCAGATTGTCACCGCTGAAGACTTTTTGAATGTGAGACTGATAGCCGAGCCCTGGGATGCAGCAGGGGTCTATCAACTCGGATACACCTTCCCCGGTTGGCTGTGGATGCAATGGAATGGTCGTTATCGCGATGCTCTCCAACGTTTCGTCAGCGGCGAACAGGGCATGATCTCCGAATTGATGACCCGCATCTATGGCAGTGCCGACTTATTCCCTGACGACATTCAGCATTCCTGCCGTCCCTGGCAGTCTGTGAATTATATTTCTTCGCACGATGGTTCAACATTGAACGACATGGTGACTTACGAACAGAAATACAATTGGGACAATGGTGAAGAAAACCGCGATGGTTCTCATGAATTCAAATGGAACGCCGGATATGAAGGCGAGGAGGGAGCCCCCGATGAGGTCGTTCAGCTTCGCAAACAGCTAGTCAAAAATTATATGACATTGCTGATGGTTTCAAATGGTTCCCCCATGCTGCGTATGGGGGATGAGTTTATGCAGACTCAAAACGGAAACAATAACGCTTATAATCAGGATAATGAAACAAGCTGGCTGGATTGGTCAAGACTCGAGAAGCACAGCGACGTGTATCGATTCTTCAAAATGATCATTGCGTTTCGCAAAACCTTCGGCTCGATTTGCCGTTCTCGCTACTGGCGAAATGAAGTCAGCTGGTATGGTCCCTCTGGCCCCTGCGATATGATCGGTCACTCGCAGACACTGGCCTTCAGCCTGGTCGGCAGTCAGAATGACAGCCAGGATTTATACGTGATGATAAACGGCTCTGATCAACAAATCGACTTTAAAATCGTCGAAACTCCTCCCATCAAATGGAAGCGAATTGTCGATACCTCATTACCTTCTCCGGAGGATATTATCGACTTCGGCCGCTGCACAGTCATGCAGTCGACATGCTATCCTGTCGCGGCTCGTTCAATTGTAATTCTGTTCCGGGACACGTAG
- a CDS encoding LptF/LptG family permease: MRLLQRYITGELLRVFVMVLIAISILLVFVGVFQQATENGLGPVEVLQILPYVIYSLLPITIPATMLLTVTVVYGRMSGDQELIAARAAGINLISLLWPALLMGASLSAGALVLTDRVIPWSIDKIQETVLLKMEKIFLDQLRSDHQFIDPQGSLAITVIDVDQKTLIKPTIRYTPKSGQTFTIQAESANIHFNLSEGVATIKVVGGYIHMSDGRGAWIREEEYPFPLPLIDKQRKARHMAANEISKELQEIKQKEKERESRQTIATAMNLMTGRFEEFTKQDFLELVQGSGTDLQRSNKLKTEYHSRFAMAGSCFFFVLVGSPISIIHAKKQFLTTFFMVFMPIVFIYYPIIMLSMNQAKNGALEAYWVMWVANVLASFIGGYLLWKVMRN; encoded by the coding sequence ATGCGACTGCTTCAGAGATACATCACTGGTGAACTGCTGCGTGTTTTCGTAATGGTTTTAATAGCCATATCGATTCTGCTGGTTTTTGTTGGTGTCTTTCAACAAGCCACGGAAAATGGTCTGGGACCTGTCGAAGTCCTTCAGATTCTCCCGTATGTCATTTATAGCCTGCTTCCGATTACGATTCCGGCGACCATGCTTCTGACAGTAACTGTGGTTTACGGACGGATGTCTGGTGATCAGGAATTGATTGCCGCTCGAGCCGCTGGAATCAATTTGATTTCCCTGTTATGGCCAGCATTACTGATGGGAGCCAGTCTGAGTGCGGGTGCACTCGTGTTGACTGACCGTGTGATTCCCTGGTCTATCGACAAAATTCAGGAAACGGTGCTTCTGAAGATGGAGAAAATCTTCCTGGATCAACTTCGCAGCGATCATCAATTCATAGATCCTCAAGGGAGTCTGGCAATTACCGTCATTGATGTCGATCAGAAAACACTGATCAAGCCCACCATTCGCTATACACCAAAAAGCGGGCAGACATTCACCATTCAAGCCGAATCCGCCAATATTCATTTCAATCTTTCCGAAGGGGTGGCAACCATCAAAGTCGTTGGTGGTTATATTCATATGTCAGATGGCAGGGGAGCCTGGATACGTGAAGAAGAATATCCTTTCCCGCTCCCTTTAATCGACAAGCAGCGCAAAGCCCGACATATGGCTGCCAATGAGATTTCCAAAGAACTTCAGGAGATCAAGCAGAAAGAAAAAGAGCGGGAATCCCGACAAACCATCGCCACGGCCATGAATTTGATGACGGGCAGATTCGAAGAATTTACAAAACAGGATTTTCTGGAACTGGTGCAAGGATCTGGAACCGACCTCCAACGCAGCAATAAACTAAAAACCGAGTATCACAGCCGCTTTGCGATGGCAGGCAGTTGCTTTTTCTTCGTCCTGGTTGGCAGCCCGATTTCAATCATTCACGCCAAGAAGCAATTTCTGACCACGTTTTTTATGGTGTTTATGCCCATTGTCTTCATCTACTATCCGATCATCATGCTGTCGATGAATCAGGCAAAGAACGGGGCGCTCGAAGCTTACTGGGTGATGTGGGTTGCTAATGTCCTGGCCAGCTTTATTGGCGGATATCTTCTCTGGAAGGTCATGCGAAATTAA
- a CDS encoding Hpt domain-containing protein, producing the protein MATVVNNKALPGAGQPIKSIYADEADFQDLLKYFVEVLPERQLELQAGLEEGDIYLLKSVAHQLKGAGGGYGFPGLTERAQHLEMMCKMENHAEIPESLQALVSYMEQICR; encoded by the coding sequence ATGGCAACTGTAGTGAACAATAAGGCACTTCCTGGTGCAGGCCAGCCCATTAAGTCGATTTATGCTGACGAAGCTGATTTTCAGGACTTACTAAAGTATTTTGTTGAGGTATTGCCGGAACGACAACTGGAGTTACAGGCTGGTCTTGAAGAAGGGGATATCTACTTATTGAAGTCTGTTGCCCATCAGCTCAAAGGGGCAGGGGGCGGATATGGTTTCCCGGGATTGACAGAACGGGCTCAGCATCTGGAAATGATGTGTAAAATGGAAAATCATGCGGAAATTCCAGAATCTTTGCAGGCATTGGTTTCCTATATGGAGCAGATTTGCCGGTAG